The sequence below is a genomic window from Methanosarcinales archaeon Met12.
ATGCGCAGAACGTAGAGACCATGCGGTCCATGGATGGCATTGCCGTTCTGAAAAATCCAAACGAGATTCTAAGCCTGTTTTGAGGTCGATTCAAATGCGAGTTTTGGTTGTAACCGGACGTAAAGCATATGATTCGGTAAAAAAAGCGGTTGGCAGTGGAGCCGAGATTTTGGCGCTGGATGTGGATATAGGGGCATTCATCACGCCGAAATTATTGCGTTCTGTCTCAAACCTCGATTCGTATGACCTGGTACTGGTCCCAGGTCTCGCCTCTGGTGATTTTTCAGCTCTTGAAACGAAGCTCGGAGTTAAAATCAGACTTGGACCGAAACATGCATGTGATCTGGATATTGTGCTGCCATACATCGATTCCATCGACCTCTCCCATACGATGCCCGCCTGTCAATTGCTATCCAATAAAAAACATAGTGAAGCAATGGATATAATTCATGGGCTGGAGAAAAAGGCGGACTGCTCTTTTGAGATAAAGAATCTGAAGATAGGCGGCGACTCCATTATGAAGGTGATGGGGGAAATAGTGGATGCTACGCGCTTGGACTCCGACGTACTTCAGGAGATTGGCAATGAATATATTCTCAATGGTGCGGACATCATCGACCTCGGAGTGCCCATAGATGCGACTCCTGCTGAAGTGAAGCGCGCTGTAAAGGCGATATCCTCTCTGAACGTTCCGACAAGCATTGATACGCTCGAACCGGATTTGATCATGGCGGGTATCGAAGCGGGAATCGATATGGTGTTGAGTTTGAACAGCGATAACATCGAATTGGTTGGCAATGCTATCGTAGAGCATGGTCTGGCGGCTGTGATAATAGGGGACGGTGATTTGAAGCACCTCCAGGAGAACATAGAACAGGCACAAGATATCGGAATCAAAAAGGTCATTGCAGACCTGATTCTCAATCCAATTGGGCATGGGCTGGTTAACTCTTTGATGCTGTATCGTGAATTTCGGCAATTCAGCGATATGCCGCTCTTTTTTGGTGCAGGTAACGTCACCGAATTGATAGATGCAGACTCCATCGGCGTCAACGCAACCCTGGCAGGCATAGCCATGGAACTTGGCGCCAGCATATTATTCACACCAGAGTACAGTGACAAAGCCAAAGGGAGCATTTCTGAACTAAAGACCGCCGCACAGATGATGTTCCTTGCTGAGAGGAGGGGCACAGCCCCCAAGGATTTGGGCTTGGACCTCTTGATTATCAAGGAGAAGAGGCGCAGGAAAGATAAAATAGAAGTCGAAAATCCAATTGAAGCTAAACCCAGCACAGAAGTGGTTCAAGGCTCCGAGGGGTGCTTCAGAATTGCGCTTGAGGATGGAAAAATCATCGCCAAGCATGACGAGGGGTGTATAACTGGCACGAGTGCAAAGGCAATTTTCGACACGATTCAGGGGCTGGGGTTGGCACCTACACCAGAGCATGCTGCATATCTGGGAAGGGAGCTGATGAAAGCAGAGCTTGCGCTGAAGTTTGGGCGGAGTTATATGCAGGATGATGAGTTTTAATCTGGAAGCTAACTTAAGGATTTCTTGAAATTCTCAAGATGGACTGGTCGGCATGGTCACGCGCCAAGATAGTGTCATGATTCATCAAACTTAATCAACTAACATCATCCTCCCCTCATTGAATATATAGGATATACATATATGTATATATATTATGTAGATAAACTATTTATGTCACGAAGTTTGTGATGTTATTGGTGAATTGACCATGAACACAAAAAATATTCGCGATACTTGCGACAATACTGATGCTGGGGACGCTGGCGATGCCGGTGGCCGCACAGAAGAACGATGAGAAGAAATACGAGATTGAGGGGTTGATATACGATCTTAAGGGATATGTGGCGGATTACAATGAGGCGATAGCAGAGGGATATCCTGAGGATGCAGAAAACTACGCAAAGGATATCGCTAAACTCTTGGATGCATTGAAAACATCTGGTGTTGAGCTGGGAGTGGTCTTTGATGAGACACAAGAAACACCGATTACGGTGGAAGTGTGCGATAATAAAGTTGTACTGATAATTGGTCAAAAAAACAGTCCAAAATTGCTTATAATCGCACTAGCCATATTCTTGGGTAAGCAGGTCGCAAAAGAACTCATTCAATATACTATAGGTATATGTGCATCGCCACTCTGCAAAAGATGGACTGCTGATGGACCTCTTGGAGATCAAATATGAAACTTATACAAAAATATTTTAAAGATGTCACATCAAAAGATTGGCTTAATTTGTGGCTTAGTGTAACAATAATACTTACCATACTACACACCACTGGTGCATTGTTCTTAGGCTGTTTGTGGGGTTTGGCTTATACTGGATTTCTCATTGGACTTATGGTGCGTATCAGTTACATGAAAACAGAGCTCTTTGGGCCAATTGAGATGTTAATTAGTATTGTCTTTTGGACAATCTGGGACATCATTATCCTCCTATTTTTTATGGTTCAAGAGGTTATCATATCTGCATATCCCCCTCACCCCGAAGCAAAACCCATGATACTCCTATATCTCGGCTATATCATGTGCCCTATCTTAGCTGGACTTTTGAGACAGCGGTTGAAGTGATGTGTGAACGAACATGAAAACCACGAAAAATATCGAACATGAAATCATCGGAGTGATAATGGCTACCGTGTCATTATCTCTCCTAGGTTTTTATTTTGGCAGGTGGGATGTGATAGCTATCGCTAATGGACTTTTTGTTGGATGGATGTTGCGTATTAATTACATAAAAACAGAGCTAACATTTATCGATGATTTGTTTAATCTTGCCCTCGTTGTAATTGGTATAGGTACCATATTCCTGGGTGTTCTTATTGGACTTTTACCTGCGACGATTTTCACGGACGATCGTTTTTCCGCAATATGGCTATACGTTCTTGGTATGATATGCCCTATCTTAGCTGGACTTTTGAGACAGCGGTTGAAGAGATAATATGAAAGAGAAAATAAGAAGAAAAACTCAGAGGAATAAGGAGGTCAGTGAATATGCCATATGGTGATATCATGCCCTTTATTTATTTACTTACTTTTGGAGGAGTTAGTCTTTTGATAATGTTGTATTTTGTTTGTAAGAGCAAGAATATGAAAAAAAGTAAAAAAATAGCGATAGTTGTAACAGCCATAGCACTGTTCACTGTTGCCCTCTATCTATCTCCCCCTCCAGTGCCGGAAATAGGGATGTGGCTAACTATCCAGAAATTAGAAAATCATGAACCTTATTTTGTTTTAGATGAAGAAATGGTGGTTTATCCATTATTCCGTTCGATTTTGGATGAAATGGAAGCAGAAGGAAGGAAACATGGTTGGGCTTATATATCTTTTGAAGAATATGAAAAGATGGACTTTCCTGCTCATTTTTTCAAATACGAAAGCAACTTTTATAAATATACTATTGTAGTGATTTAGCATTGATGCTATAAGTTTCTGGAGGGGCAACAATGTGGTTCTGTAGAATCCTTCGGTTAACAACCGCCGTTATTTTCTACACTACCGTCTATGCAAAAATATAAAGAGGCAGAACATAACCAATAAAGAGGGTAAGATAATAATATGATTGAAGTGTTTTGTTCTCTATTACTCATACTGCTCGCTATACTATTGTCCTATTTTGAAAAACTCGATCTTGAGCGGGATATATTGATCGCGACTATACGGGCATTCTTTCAACTGATGGCCGTAGGGCTGGCAATCCATTTGATATTCGAGATTGATGACATGCGCATGGTCATCATAATGATCGGAGTCATGGTGGCGATAGCAGGATATACGTCGGGGATAAGAGTGGCATATGTTCCCAATTCAATGGCATACGCGCTTCTTGCCATATCCCTCAGCACATCCATAATTCTCGGCATCATGCTCGTATTTGATATCATATATTTAAGCCCCAGATATGTCATTCCAATAGCAGGAATGGTAATAGGCAATTCAATGACAGTCGCCTCACTAAGCATGGATCGCCTTCATAATGAGATAAGATCAAACTGGAGCATAATAGAAGGCGCCATATCATTAGGAGCGTCAAACAAACAAGCCTCAAGGAGTTATTTGAAAAATAGCATTAGAGTCGCAATGATTTCATCCATCGATACGACAAAAACCGTTGGACTCGTCTACCTTCCGGGTGGAATGGCTGGCATGATACTTGGCGGTGCAGCTCCAATCGATGCAGTAAAGCTTCAGATAATTATAATGTACATGCTGATAGCTGCAGCGATGATAACATCGATGGTCGTTAGCTATGCCAGTTGCAGAGCGCTCCTACCATCATCACGCTAACGTGATTTCCAAAGCATCGAATTTGCATGCCTCGGCGCATAGCCCGCATCCCTTGCATTTATCAATATAAAACTCCACTTTTTTCGTATTTCCATTGAACCGTATGATGTTGGGCTCAGGACAGGCAAAGATGCATTGTTTGCACCCTGTGCATAGGTCCTCTGCTAACTTTGCTACAAAAGGCATGTAATCTCAACACCTACGAGCTTTTAATCGATCTGGATGCCGCCCTAACTGCTTCCATATTCTTTTCCACCAGTTCCTGTGCTCTGGCATATTTCCTTTTCAGCACATCGTCAAGAGCTGCCGTCGTCGCAGAGGCGACGAACTTTCTTTCTCCGAATCTCTCCGCAATCGCCTTTTCCAAACTATCAAATGTGACGATATCTGTTGCACCGACCAGTGCGCCGAGCATGGCCATGTTCGTTGCCAGCTCCGTACCTGCCACATCCAGCGCAATTTGAGATGCGGGCACATAAAAAATTCTCGCATTGCGCTCCTTTAAACTTTGAGTATCTCGCTTAGACAATGATATTTCATCTGAGTCGTTGATTATCAGCAGACCATCTTGCTGTAGCCCTTCATAAAACGGCATCGTATAGCATTTTCCCTTTGTGATCACCTCTTCATGAAACACCATTATGACATTTGGATAGGTAACCTCTCCTTTCTCATAGACCTCCTCTGAAGAGATTCGAACATAGCTCTCCGTAGGGGCAAGTCTTTTCTCTGCCCCAAAGAATGGTATCACGATGCTGTGCTTTCCATCTTTCACGGCGGCACTGCCCAGTATATTGGCAGCTGTAACCATTCCCTGCCCGCCAAGTCCAGACATCCTTATATCGAACCTCATTCCCCCAGCCTCTCTATCAGCTCTTTCGCATCAGAGCTCATGTATTCTCGTATCTGCTCATCGTC
It includes:
- a CDS encoding dihydropteroate synthase-like protein, which codes for MRVLVVTGRKAYDSVKKAVGSGAEILALDVDIGAFITPKLLRSVSNLDSYDLVLVPGLASGDFSALETKLGVKIRLGPKHACDLDIVLPYIDSIDLSHTMPACQLLSNKKHSEAMDIIHGLEKKADCSFEIKNLKIGGDSIMKVMGEIVDATRLDSDVLQEIGNEYILNGADIIDLGVPIDATPAEVKRAVKAISSLNVPTSIDTLEPDLIMAGIEAGIDMVLSLNSDNIELVGNAIVEHGLAAVIIGDGDLKHLQENIEQAQDIGIKKVIADLILNPIGHGLVNSLMLYREFRQFSDMPLFFGAGNVTELIDADSIGVNATLAGIAMELGASILFTPEYSDKAKGSISELKTAAQMMFLAERRGTAPKDLGLDLLIIKEKRRRKDKIEVENPIEAKPSTEVVQGSEGCFRIALEDGKIIAKHDEGCITGTSAKAIFDTIQGLGLAPTPEHAAYLGRELMKAELALKFGRSYMQDDEF
- the fetB gene encoding iron export ABC transporter permease subunit FetB, producing the protein MIEVFCSLLLILLAILLSYFEKLDLERDILIATIRAFFQLMAVGLAIHLIFEIDDMRMVIIMIGVMVAIAGYTSGIRVAYVPNSMAYALLAISLSTSIILGIMLVFDIIYLSPRYVIPIAGMVIGNSMTVASLSMDRLHNEIRSNWSIIEGAISLGASNKQASRSYLKNSIRVAMISSIDTTKTVGLVYLPGGMAGMILGGAAPIDAVKLQIIIMYMLIAAAMITSMVVSYASCRALLPSSR
- a CDS encoding 4Fe-4S binding protein codes for the protein MPFVAKLAEDLCTGCKQCIFACPEPNIIRFNGNTKKVEFYIDKCKGCGLCAEACKFDALEITLA
- a CDS encoding 2-oxoacid:acceptor oxidoreductase family protein — its product is MRFDIRMSGLGGQGMVTAANILGSAAVKDGKHSIVIPFFGAEKRLAPTESYVRISSEEVYEKGEVTYPNVIMVFHEEVITKGKCYTMPFYEGLQQDGLLIINDSDEISLSKRDTQSLKERNARIFYVPASQIALDVAGTELATNMAMLGALVGATDIVTFDSLEKAIAERFGERKFVASATTAALDDVLKRKYARAQELVEKNMEAVRAASRSIKSS